TCTATATATTAACAGCATGTATTACAATCATAATCTACAAATGCATTTTAGAGTTGCAATAGATGACAgggttctttctttttctcattaACTGCATGCTCAGAAAAGGTCAAGTGACATTCTAGGACtagaaagagaaaataaaaatataccaAACTAGGTGTCTATCTGCTGGAAAGAAACTTCTATTTGAAATATTCTAAACAAAAATTTAACACCATCAACTTACCTTAGAGTAATTGCAGCTGGGAAAATAAAGGCAATACAAACAGCAGCAGTTGCCCCAGTAAATTGAAAGGCATCCCAAATACTCGGAATGAAGTTTGCAGATGAAAAAATCACTAGGAGGAGCAATGCTGTCATTACACCAAATCTTCTGTTGTCAGAAGACAGAGGCCTTGCAGAGGCAAAGAGAAGCCCATCCAAATTAAGCCGCAATGCATGGAATATCATGGGGAACACGAGCATAAGGTGGACAGCATAGCTCACTCTAACAGCGTCATTAAGAACCGAACTGTATGGAATCCCAAGATTTGAATCAAAGTTGGCGAGCACATCAGAGAGTGTAGATTCACCAAAGAGAAGATATCCAAAGAAACTTGTTGCGATATAAACGGTTGAGCATAGTGTCAACGATGTGTGCACAATTGGTTTGATCTGGGAAGAATCCTTTAGCTCATTATGAATCGGGTGAACTGCAAACAATAAATCAGATCTCCTTAGACAACCGAGAGGCAAGCAACATTTCATGAACTTTTGAGTTTGCAGAATACCGCAGCTAAATAAAACTCAACAACTAGTTTGTATGGATCAGAATCAAACCAATTTATGATCATTATTCATTTATGTCATGTATGTGCATTTATTCATTGACCTTTCAGACTCATGGAAATATTAGAAACTTTGCAGGAATGGAACTTTACGAGCATCAGTGTCCATCTTTTCCTTGCTCTTCCAGATGAAATTTGTTTTGTGCTGTGGAAACTAGAATTTGTTCATACCATTGTAATGGCAAACGTAAGCAGTGACAAGAATTGGCACTGCTGTGAAAAGTTCCCAGACAGATGCCAAATCAGGAACAGCTGGAAACAACTTAGGCATTGGAATTTGTCCACCTATCAACTTGACAATAGCAATTCCTGCAGTAATGACAACAAATACAACTGCCAAAGCAACAGATATTGCAGATGTATAGCTCAGTGAATCTGCAAGggacaaataaaacaaacaCATATTATCAGATATATAATAGTGAACCAAGCATAACATTCTATTCTTACAAATGTAGAGCCAGTAGCTGCTTCGCTCGAGCAATCGCTTACCAATATGCTTCAAACATGCTAGTGGGGTAAATACGCCAAGGGTAGTAACCAGGAGAACAAAGAAACGTCCATTCCACCAGTGCGTGCCAAACCATCCTTCTAACACACCATAATGGTGCTCACCACCAGAGGAGGTTCCAGAAAGAACATCACCTGTGGTAAACAATGAACATTTTGTATGTCAGATCCACCATGCGTCAGCAGGAACCAattgttagtcgctgaattcttactcttggtagtagctgaattcttactctcatcgagagaggatgacactaggagttggggcaattttttctttatttctcacacaaatgccatgccaacctgaggggttggggatacatatttatagactcatggccagccaagcatatgccaagatgctagtctaagatgctgtcctagatgctgtcctctagtctaagatgctgtcctagatgctgtcctagtgtcctagatgctgtcctaaagcatatggggagcaagaccaccatgtggcagccccacaaagaccatgcaGCAGCACAAGGGCTTATCccatcattctccccctaagtcttgtgcgtcgtcttgtgggaagattgaaccatcccggtcctggagcagagctcaaggaacttgagCCTCCCAAGAGGCTTGTTGAGCAGATCCGCAAGCTGatccttggtgttgatgtagctcgccttgatgctctcttcctccaaacagcctcggatgaagtggtacctcacccggatgtgcttgctccgttcatggaaaacggggttctttgccagggttagagcggacttgctgtccaccctgagctccaccgctctagtgtctcggccgaggagatcaccaagcagtcgagcgagccagagcgcctgagtcgaagcggtggaggccgctatgtactcggcctcgcagctggacagggccaccacctgctgcttgaccgactgccagctaacgaggcacttgccgaggaagaagaggatcccgctcgtgctcttgctggtgtcgatgtcgccggcgtggtcgctgtcgctgtacccgacgaagtgtgccgccccagggcacctagggtagtagaggccgtggtcgagagtccccgcaacgtagcggatgatcctcttcacagcctgctggtgctccgtcgtcggtcgctgcatgaaccgactaacgtagccgacggagaatgccaagtccggccgtgtgtgggcgaggtagcgaaggctccccacaagacgccggtactgcgtagcgtccacctcctccgtcgtgctgtcgcggctcagcttcagcctctcctccatcggagtgagagctgggttgcagtcggtgagcccagctagctcaacgacgcgcttggcgtaggcggtctgtcgaagcgtgatcccggagtcatcctggtgcacctcgatccccaggtagaaggagagaggtcccaggtcactcatctggaaggtggccttcatctcttccttgaatgccgccacctccgcatccttggtgccggtgatcaccaagtcgtcgacgtagacaccCACCAGCAGAGCAGTTCCTCCACTGCCCCGTCGGTAGATGGCCGCCTCGTGGGGGCTTTGCTCGAAGCCCATCCCTTTTAGCGTGGAATCCAACTTGGCATTCCACGCCCTCGGTGCCTGCCGCAAGCCATAGAGGGCCTTGCACaggcggagcaccttgccctccttgccggggatcgtaaatcccggcggctggtgtacgtagacctcctccttcaagtcgccgttaaggaacgccgacttgacgtccatgtgatgaacacgccagccctcctgggcagctagcgcaaggaggagtcgcacggactccatccgtgccacgggagcgaaggcgtcgtcgaagtcgaccccctcctgctgcacgaaacctcgtgccaccaagcgagccttgtgcttgacgatggcgccggcttcatccctcttcagcttgaacacccacttaagggtgatcgctcggtgaccacgagggaggtcagcaagctcccaggtgcggttcttctcaaccgcatccatctccaactgcatcgcggcgcgccatgccgcgtgtctctcggcctctgcaaacgaccgaggctcgccgtcgtcacacgcaaggtgcaactgcgcctccagatcgtgaggcaccagtcccggcaccggctggtcaccgagaaggttctccatcgtacggtaccgcaacggctcgccgtcgtggtacgcgtcgatgcgctcctcgtcgtgagagagcggagtagcgagctcaaccgggctgtgctcgacacgagctggtgttggagtagaCGTGCCCGGAGAGGTACCTGTCGGTGCTGGAGTGCGTGGCGTTGCCGGCTGTGGTGGAGCCGGCGAAGAACTCATCGCAGCCGAGGTCCTGGCTGGAGAACGTGGTGCTGTCGAAGTAGCAGGCGCCGGGGTCGGTGGAGGCTCGGGGACTGGGGTAGACACGCTCGTCGAAGAAGAGCTGCCTACTCCCCCAGCTCCCTCGAAGTGGAcgtactcgacagtgaagtcgtcgTACGTCGGAGCCGATCTGTCGTCCATCGCCTTGTCCCACGCCCATCCTCGCCCTTCGTTGAACACAACGTCGCGCGCCGTGTGCACACGCTGTGTCTTCGGGTCGAGGATGCGGTAGGCCTTCGAGCCCTCCGCGTAGCCGATGAACACTCCCGGAGTGCTCCTGTCGtcgagcttgctgatgtggccaagCTCCTTGGCGAACGCTAGGCAGCCGAAGACCCGCAAGTGGGAGACCGCCGGCTTGcgcccatgccaagcctcgtaCGGCGTTCTGCCGTCGAGAGCCTTGGTAGGCGAGCGGTTGAGGATGTAGACGGCcgtcaccaccgcctctccccagaagacagccggcatccccctctgcttgaggagggcccgagccatccccacaaccgtctggttgcgccgctcgacgacgccgttctgttgcgggctgtacggcgcggagtagtggcgctgaatgcccttatcagcgcagtacgacgcgaattcagccgccgtgaattcgccgccgttgtcg
The sequence above is drawn from the Phragmites australis chromosome 10, lpPhrAust1.1, whole genome shotgun sequence genome and encodes:
- the LOC133930449 gene encoding amino acid transporter AVT6A-like; protein product: MTMGSGEERSPEGSEPLLPTKREGPAAEGEEAAFHEFNGASFAGAVFNLSTTIVGAGIMALPATMKVLGLVPGLVMIVLAALLTDASIELLVRFSQAVGARSYGAAMADAFGWWGRRLLQVCVVINNVGVMIVYMIIIGDVLSGTSSGGEHHYGVLEGWFGTHWWNGRFFVLLVTTLGVFTPLACLKHIDSLSYTSAISVALAVVFVVITAGIAIVKLIGGQIPMPKLFPAVPDLASVWELFTAVPILVTAYVCHYNVHPIHNELKDSSQIKPIVHTSLTLCSTVYIATSFFGYLLFGESTLSDVLANFDSNLGIPYSSVLNDAVRVSYAVHLMLVFPMIFHALRLNLDGLLFASARPLSSDNRRFGVMTALLLLVIFSSANFIPSIWDAFQFTGATAAVCIAFIFPAAITLRDPQGIAKKWDKILAVFMIVLAVVSNVVAVYSDAYKMLHKKSASSKV